One stretch of Armigeres subalbatus isolate Guangzhou_Male chromosome 2, GZ_Asu_2, whole genome shotgun sequence DNA includes these proteins:
- the LOC134209722 gene encoding uncharacterized protein LOC134209722, with protein MAPSKKPVKKMSSLKLLMVKLKQIEAAFNDVYRFSRGIQETTSLTQILLRLEKIDDLWERYGATLVEIQSHEDFDEEDVDDEGEGDSLNKNRQEFSDRYYEVKAVLTDQVRERQEPATLNQSVLGDPPAPAALERVRLPQIQLPAFNGEIDEWLSFRDLFTSLIHWKTDLPDVEKLHYLKGCLQGEPTTLIDSLQITAANYQVAWGMLTKRYNNSKLLKKRQIQSLLKLPVLAKESASELHLLVEGFEKIVQILDQIVQPGDYKDLLLVNLLSSRLDPCTRRSWEEFSSTKEKDTLKELTEFLQRRVRVLESLPFKAADCTKSIHQPASRQKVSAVKNSFSTVQVSGGRCPACTGTHPLFQCGTFQRMSVADKDSLLRSHSLCRNCFRQGHQAKECQSKYSCRNCKGRHHTQVCFKSERDSNPRPSSKQRGTNMAKGTPEPTPSTSGSTSPQVANLAATDSLVAGTIHQCSSKVLLATAIVVVQDDEGKRIPARALLDSGSESNFITEHLSQRLNVFRSKVDISVHGIGLAATKVNQRIVATIRSRLSEFSRQMGFLVLPKVTSNLPTANVNIAGWTIPKGVELADPSFCVSSGVDLVLGVEAFFDYFNSGRKIELGAKHPALHDSVFGWIVSGGFSEDIQGLQSSCNIATTDRLEHLLTRFWAMEEAESTNSYSPEESRCEAIFSKTVQRRSDGRYSVALPKNENAISRLGESKEIAFRRFLSTERRLIKDTSLRKQYIRFMEEYLQLGHMRKVEEDPKPTKRCFLPFSPVVKEASTTTKVRVVFDASCKTASGLALNEVLLVGPVIQQSLRSIILRSCMKQILLVADVEKMFRQILVHPEDRPFQSILWRPSPLEEVCVYELNTVTYGTKPASFLATRTLTQLAMDEGERYPLAAQAITEDTYMDDVITGCDNLEDAKKIQQQLDEMTKSGGFQLRKWASNCAEVLKSIPDDNRAIRLAEGINLDPDPSVKALGLTWLPGKDVFRFQFDVPPVESVETLTKRKILSIIATLFDPLGFIGATSIAAKVFMQLLWTTLDERGQRLDWDQPLPPTVGESWRKFHVQLPILNEIRIERCVIIPNVVDVQIHCFSDASQKAYGACLYIRSQAVDGNVKVQLLSSNSKVSPLKPQTIPRLELSGALIAAQLFEKVRQATNLQVRTTFWVDSSCALRWIQASPSTWSTFVANRVAKIQELTEGCVWRHVAGVENPADLVSRGIGPKDIVNNGFWWHGPSWLAKERSYWPNSNPDLKEEGEEERRRTAVVVTASAVADFNEVFISTTNSYTTLIRRVAIWQRLIRSLQTPEDRPNGFLRADELRQAECTLIRKVQEEVFPDELLAVRKKESVKAKTSAAVHGRAAVIESHGFASVF; from the exons ATGGCACCATCGAAGAAGCCCGTAAAGAAGATGTCATCGCTAAAGCTATTGATGGTCAAATTGAAGCAGATTGAGGCTGCGTTCAACGATGTCTATCGATTCAGTAGGGGGATTCAGGAGACTACATCCCTCACACAGATTCTTCTTCGGCTGGAGAAAATTGACGATCTTTGGGAAAGGTACGGAGCTACTTTGGTGGAAATTCAATCCCACGAAGATTTCGACGAGGAGGATGTAGACGACGAGGGTGAAGGCGATTCTCTTAATAAAAATAGGCAGGAATTTAGTGATCGCTACTATGAGGTTAAGGCAGTTTTAACAGACCAGGTTAGGGAAAGACAGGAACCAGCTACATTGAACCAATCTGTACTAGGTGATCCTCCAGCCCCAGCTGCACTCGAACGTGTACGCCTTCCGCAGATTCAATTGCCAGCCTTTAATGGGGAGATAGACGAATGGTTAAGTTTTAGGGATCTGTTCACTTCCTTGATTCATTGGAAGACAGATTTACCCGACGTAGAAAAGTTGCACTATTTAAAGGGCTGTCTGCAAGGAGAACCTACAACCTTGATCGATTCTCTTCAGATCACTGCGGCCAACTATCAGGTCGCATGGGGAATGCTGACCAAACGCTATAACAACAGCAAATTGTTGAAGAAGCGGCAAATCCAGTCTCTTTTGAAGCTACCCGTTCTCGCCAAGGAATCTGCCTCGGAGCTACACCTTTTAGTTGAAGGTTTTGAAAAAATCGTGCAAATTTTGGACCAAATCGTACAACCGGGCGACTACAAAGACTTGTTGCTGGTGAATCTGCTGTCGTCGCGTCTAGATCCATGTACTCGTCGTAGTTGGGAAGAGTTCTCTTCAACTAAAGAAAAGGATACACTGAAGGAGCTTACCGAATTCCTTCAACGACGCGTCCGCGTCCTAGAATCCTTACCTTTCAAGGCTGCAGATTGCACGAAATCAATCCATCAACCCGCATCCAGGCAGAAGGTATCTGCTGTAAAGAATAGCTTCAGTACCGTGCAAGTGTCCGGGGGACGCTGTCCAGCTTGCACTGGAACTCATCCTCTGTTCCAGTGCGGCACTTTCCAACGAATGTCGGTGGCGGATAAGGATTCGTTACTACGGTCGCATTCGTTGTGCAGGAACTGTTTCAGGCAAGGACATCAAGCCAAGGAATGTCAGTCCAAGTATTCCTGCAGAAACTGTAAGGGTAGACATCACACACAGGTCTGTTTTAAATCGGAAAGGGATTCTAACCCAAGGCCATCATCCAAGCAACGGGGTACCAACATGGCAAAAGGAACCCCAGAACCCACTCCATCGACATCTGGCTCCACTTCACCCCAAGTAGCTAACCTGGCGGCTACGGACAGCTTGGTGGCAGGCACAATTCACCAATGCTCGTCGAAGGTTTTGCTGGCAACAGCAATTGTCGTTGTTCAGGATGACGAAGGCAAAAGGATCCCTGCTCGTGCTCTCCTCGATTCGGGATCAGAGAGTAATTTCATTACCGAGCATCTCAGCCAGCGGCTGAATGTCTTTCGGAGTAAGGTTGATATTTCGGTTCACGGCATTGGTCTGGCAGCAACCAAAGTGAACCAACGGATTGTGGCTACGATTCGCTCTCGTCTTTCGGAGTTCTCTCGCCAGATGGGCTTTCTGGTACTTCCGAAGGTAACAAGCAATCTTCCTACTGCTAACGTCAACATCGCTGGTTGGACAATACCTAAAGGAGTCGAGCTCGCCGATCCATCGTTTTGTGTGTCATCAGGGGTGGATCTCGTTCTTGGAGTTGAAGCATTTTTTGACTATTTCAACTCTGGCAGGAAAATCGAACTTGGAGCGAAACATCCAGCATTACATGACTCCGTATTTGGTTGGATTGTCAGTGGAGGATTCTCCGAAGATATTCAAGGTTTGCAAAGCAGCTGTAACATCGCAACTACAGATCGATTAGAACATCTACTAACTCGATTCTGGGCCATGGAGGAAGCAGAATCCACGAATAGCTATTCCCCCGAAGAATCTCGCTGTGAAGCCATCTTCTCGAAAACAGTTCAACGCAGATCCGATGGCCGCTATTCCGTAGCACTTCCCAAGAACGAAAATGCCATTTCCAGGTTGGGAGAATCCAAGGAGATCGCATTTCGGCGGTTTCTGAGCACCGAACGAAGGCTTATCAAGGATACTAGTCTTCGGAAGCAGTACATAAGGTTTATGGAGGAGTACCTGCAGTTAGGTCATATGCGAAAGGTTGAAGAGGATCCAAAACCCACTAAACGATGTTTTCTCCCCTTTTCTCCGGTGGTCAAAGAGGCCAGCACCACCACTAAGGTCCGCGTGGTGTTCGACGCCTCCTGTAAGACTGCTTCGGGATTGGCGTTGAATGAGGTATTGCTGGTAGGGCCAGTAATTCAACAGTCTCTCCGATCAATCATCCTTCGTAGTTGCATGAAACAGATTCTCTTGGTGGCGGACGTTGAGAAGATGTTCCGGCAGATACTTGTGCACCCTGAGGATAGGCCATTCCAATCTATTCTCTGGCGTCCGTCTCCTTTGGAGGAGGTATGTGTGTACGAGCTGAACACCGTAACCTACGGAACGAAACCGGCCTCGTTCTTGGCAACTCGTACACTGACTCAACTGGCCATGGATGAAGGAGAACGGTACCCGCTGGCGGCGCAGGCAATTACAGAGGACACGTACATGGACGACGTCATCACCGGCTGCGATAACTTGGAGGATGCCAAGAAGATACAGCAGCAACTAGACGAGATGACAAAATCCGGTGGTTTTCAGCTTAGGAAATGGGCGTCAAATTGTGCTGAGGTCCTGAAGAGTATCCCGGACGACAATCGTGCAATTCGTCTGGCGGAAGGCATAAATCTCGATCCAGATCCATCGGTGAAAGCATTGGGTCTAACTTGGTTACCCGGAAAGGACGTATTCCGCTTTCAATTCGACGTTCCACCGGTCGAGTCAGTTGAAACATTGACAAAACGGAAGATTTTATCGATCATCGCTACTTTGTTTGACCCGTTAGGGTTCATAGGCGCTACTTCGATCGCTGCAAAGGTGTTTATGCAGCTACTTTGGACGACCCTAGACGAAAGAGGTCAAAGGTTGGACTGGGACCAGCCACTACCTCCGACGGTGGGTgagtcctggaggaaatttcacgTTCAACTGCCAATTCTCAACGAAATCCGGATAGAGCGATGCGTAATCATTCCCAACGTGGTGGATGTGCAGATCCACTGTTTCTCTGATGCATCGCAGAAGGCTTACGGCGCATGCCTATATATTCGCAGCCAAGCTGTGGACGGAAACGTGAAGGTTCAGCTGTTATCCTCGAACTCTAAGGTTTCCCCTCTTAAACCTCAAACAATTCCTCGTTTAGAACTCAGCGGAGCGTTGATCGCTGCTCAGCTCTTCGAAAAGGTGCGGCAAGCAACTAACCTTCAAGTTCGAACAACATTTTGGGTAGATTCTTCGTGTGCTCTACGGTGGATTCAGGCTTCACCTTCTACGTGGTCCACATTTGTCGCAAATAGGGTTGCGAAAATCCAGGAGCTCACGGAAGGCTGTGTTTGGAGGCACGTAGCTGGTGTTGAAAACCCAGCAGATTTAGTTTCGAGAGGTATAGGACCAAAGGACATCGTTAACAACGGTTTCTGGTGGCACGGACCGAGCTGGTTAGCTAAAGAGCGAAGTTATtggccaaattcaaatcctgatCTAAAAGAAGAAGGCGAGGAGGAAAGAAGACGTACTGCAGTTGTCGTTACAGCATCAGCAGTGGCAGATTTCAACGAAGTTTTCATTTCCACAACGAATTCCTACACTACGTTAATTCGCCGCGTAGCTATTTGGCAGCGGTTGATACGATCGCTTCAAACACCGGAGGATCGTCCAAATGGGTTCTTGCGAGCAGATGAGCTACGGCAAGCAGAATGTACGCTGATACGGAAGGTTCAAGAAGAGGTATTTCCGGACGAACTACTGGCGGTTCGGAAAAAGGAATCA GTCAAAGCCAAGACAAGTGCAGCAGTTCATGGGAGAGCTGCCGTCATCGAGAGTCACGGTTTCGCGTCCGTTTTCTAA